Proteins from one Thermobifida alba genomic window:
- the aceB gene encoding malate synthase A: MSAPTGVEITGPMNDRYDEILTDDALALIADLHRRFEPRRQELLAARKRRQEEIAAGADLDFLPETKAVREDPDWRVAPPAPGLVDRRVEITGPTDRKMTINALNSGAKVWLADFEDANTPLWENMIEGQLNLRDALDRTIDFTTPEGKSYALKDDAELATIVVRPRGWHLDEKHILVDGQRTSGGIVDFALYFFHCARRQLAKGKGPYFYLPKMQSHLEARLWNDIFVRAQESLGIERGTIRATVLIETIPAAFEMEEILYELREHSAGLNAGRWDYLFSIIKTHRTRGRQFLMPERNAVTMTAPFMRAYTELLVKTCHKRGAHAIGGMAAFIPSRRDPEVNKVALAKVRDDKTREAGDGFDGSWVAHPDLVPVAMEVFDGVLGDRPNQIDRQRDDVSVTAADLLDVSTAEGGVTEGGLRNNINVAIQYLAAWLGGSGAVAIHNLMEDAATAEISRSQIWQWLHNDVTLDDGTRVTAELVERLIGEELATIRETTSLDADLLDRATSLFKEVALADDYVDFLTLPAYERMP; this comes from the coding sequence ATGAGTGCTCCCACCGGGGTCGAGATCACCGGCCCGATGAACGACAGGTACGACGAGATCCTGACCGACGACGCCCTCGCGCTCATCGCCGACCTGCACCGCAGGTTCGAGCCCCGCCGTCAGGAGCTGCTCGCCGCCCGCAAGCGCCGCCAGGAGGAGATCGCCGCAGGCGCCGACCTGGACTTCCTCCCCGAGACCAAGGCCGTCCGCGAGGACCCGGACTGGCGCGTCGCCCCGCCCGCCCCGGGCCTCGTCGACCGCCGCGTCGAGATCACCGGTCCCACCGACCGCAAGATGACCATCAACGCGCTCAACTCCGGCGCGAAGGTGTGGCTGGCCGACTTCGAGGACGCCAACACCCCCCTGTGGGAGAACATGATCGAGGGCCAGCTCAACCTGCGTGACGCGCTGGACCGCACCATCGACTTCACCACCCCCGAGGGCAAGAGCTACGCGCTCAAGGACGACGCGGAACTGGCCACCATCGTGGTCCGCCCCCGCGGCTGGCACCTGGACGAGAAGCACATCCTCGTCGACGGCCAGCGCACCTCCGGCGGCATCGTCGACTTCGCGCTGTACTTCTTCCACTGCGCGCGCCGCCAGCTCGCCAAGGGCAAGGGCCCCTACTTCTACCTGCCCAAGATGCAGAGCCACCTGGAAGCCCGGCTGTGGAACGACATCTTCGTGCGCGCCCAGGAGTCGCTGGGCATCGAACGCGGCACCATCCGCGCCACCGTGCTGATCGAGACCATCCCGGCCGCCTTCGAGATGGAGGAGATCCTCTACGAGCTGCGCGAGCACTCCGCCGGGCTCAACGCGGGCCGCTGGGACTACCTGTTCAGCATCATCAAGACGCACCGCACCCGCGGCCGCCAGTTCCTCATGCCCGAGCGCAACGCCGTCACGATGACCGCGCCGTTCATGCGCGCCTACACCGAACTGCTGGTCAAGACCTGCCACAAGCGCGGCGCGCACGCGATCGGCGGCATGGCCGCGTTCATCCCCAGCCGCCGCGACCCCGAGGTCAACAAGGTGGCGCTGGCCAAGGTCCGCGACGACAAGACCCGTGAGGCGGGCGACGGCTTCGACGGCTCCTGGGTCGCCCACCCCGACCTGGTCCCGGTCGCCATGGAGGTCTTCGACGGCGTCCTGGGCGACCGTCCCAACCAGATCGACCGGCAGCGCGACGACGTCTCGGTGACCGCCGCCGACCTGCTGGACGTCTCCACCGCCGAGGGCGGCGTCACCGAGGGCGGCCTGCGCAACAACATCAACGTCGCCATCCAGTACCTGGCCGCGTGGCTGGGCGGCAGCGGCGCGGTGGCCATCCACAACCTGATGGAGGACGCCGCCACCGCGGAGATCTCCCGCTCCCAGATCTGGCAGTGGCTGCACAACGACGTCACCCTGGACGACGGCACCCGCGTCACCGCCGAGCTCGTGGAGCGCCTCATCGGCGAGGAGCTGGCGACGATCCGCGAGACCACGTCCCTCGACGCCGACCTGCTGGACCGCGCCACCTCCCTGTTCAAGGAGGTCGCCCTGGCCGACGACTACGTCGACTTCCTCACCCTGCCCGCCTACGAGCGGATGCCGTAG
- the hflX gene encoding GTPase HflX — translation MTRTSLNDHTPRTGSSAVAVDPARTGPDVDAVDQGQLELQDRQALRRVQGLSTELHDITEVEYRSLRLERVVLIGVWTSGTQQDADNSLFELKQLAETAGALVLEGLTQRRSRPDPATYVGSGKAAELRDIVESTGADTVICDGELTPGQLRQLEDVVGVKVIDRTALILDIFAQHARSREGKAQVELAQLTYLLPRLRGWGEALSRQAGTSGGGNGGVGLRGPGETKLETDRRRINARMAKLRRQLAHMAVARDVKRDRRRTRQVPAVAIAGYTNAGKSSLLNRITGAGVLVEDALFATLDPTVRRAHTPDGRLFTLSDTVGFVRHLPHQLVEAFRSTLEEVTDADLILHVVDGSHPDPEQQIASVREVFAEIGAADIPELIVVNKVDAAEETVLKQLRTKYPDAVEVSAHTGEGIPELLRAIAEALPEFEREVSVLLPYDRGDLVSRVHQEGRILSEEYTGEGTALHAWVPPLLAGQLDQYATVAR, via the coding sequence ATGACACGTACTTCTCTCAACGACCACACTCCCCGCACCGGATCGAGTGCCGTGGCGGTGGACCCCGCGCGGACCGGCCCGGACGTCGACGCGGTCGACCAGGGACAGCTCGAACTCCAGGACCGCCAGGCACTGCGTCGTGTCCAGGGGCTGTCCACCGAACTCCACGACATCACCGAGGTCGAGTACCGGTCGCTGCGGCTGGAGCGCGTGGTGCTCATCGGGGTGTGGACCAGCGGCACCCAGCAGGACGCCGACAACTCGCTGTTCGAGCTCAAGCAGCTCGCCGAGACCGCGGGCGCCCTGGTCCTGGAGGGGCTCACCCAGCGCCGGTCCAGACCGGACCCCGCCACCTACGTCGGCAGCGGCAAGGCCGCCGAACTCCGCGACATCGTGGAGAGCACCGGGGCCGACACCGTCATCTGCGACGGTGAACTGACCCCCGGCCAGCTGCGCCAGCTGGAGGACGTGGTCGGGGTCAAGGTGATCGACCGCACCGCCCTCATCCTCGACATCTTCGCCCAGCACGCCCGGAGCAGGGAGGGCAAGGCGCAGGTGGAACTGGCGCAGCTCACCTACCTGCTGCCGCGACTGCGCGGCTGGGGTGAGGCGCTGTCCCGCCAGGCGGGCACCTCCGGCGGCGGCAACGGCGGCGTGGGACTGCGCGGCCCCGGCGAGACCAAGCTGGAGACCGACCGGCGCCGCATCAACGCCCGGATGGCCAAGCTCCGCCGCCAACTGGCGCACATGGCCGTGGCCCGCGACGTCAAACGCGACCGGCGCCGCACCCGACAGGTGCCCGCCGTGGCCATCGCCGGATACACCAACGCGGGCAAGTCCAGCCTGCTCAACCGGATCACCGGAGCGGGCGTGCTGGTGGAGGACGCGCTGTTCGCCACCCTGGACCCGACCGTGCGCCGGGCGCACACCCCCGACGGCCGCCTGTTCACCCTCAGCGACACCGTCGGATTCGTCCGGCACCTGCCGCACCAGCTCGTCGAGGCGTTCCGCTCCACCCTGGAGGAGGTCACCGACGCCGACCTCATCCTGCACGTCGTGGACGGCTCCCACCCCGACCCCGAGCAGCAGATCGCCTCGGTGCGCGAGGTCTTCGCCGAGATCGGGGCCGCCGACATCCCGGAGCTGATCGTCGTCAACAAGGTGGACGCGGCCGAGGAGACGGTGCTCAAGCAGCTGCGCACGAAGTACCCCGACGCCGTCGAGGTCTCCGCGCACACCGGCGAGGGCATCCCGGAGCTGCTGCGGGCCATCGCCGAGGCGCTGCCCGAGTTCGAGCGCGAGGTCTCCGTGCTGCTGCCCTACGACCGGGGCGACCTGGTCTCCCGGGTCCACCAGGAGGGCCGGATCCTCAGCGAGGAGTACACCGGCGAGGGCACCGCCCTGCACGCCTGGGTCCCCCCGCTGCTGGCAGGCCAACTGGACCAGTACGCCACCGTCGCGCGGTAA
- a CDS encoding imidazolonepropionase, translating into MTVRLLTNIGRLWTGVELISNAAIVMHDGIIAWVGPAADLPQSIPGVIDHIVDAQIDNAGGALVTPGLIDAHTHPVYAGNRFAEISARTDGASQSDIVAAGGGVSSTVTVTRGTDPWTLCNDVRDRLRHWLLWGTTTVEAKTGYHLTRDGELADVRLLRSLEEEPGMPRLHVTFFAAHAVPPEYFGRPRDYVQAVGSWLGDAAQAGADGVDVYCDNRQFTTEDARWLLSLGRAAGLRTRLHACSKPRHGAVRMAAELQCDSVDLLHETDEQDLLALAKSNIPVVACPTASLNERRTPPVRTLLDHGVPVALGTDHNPAHSGTTMMSLVVCMAVGLYGISVHEALRAATVGGAQALGAVDRGLIAPGKIADVVQWDADHEGAFAWAYGLKAMRVWRGGEAIR; encoded by the coding sequence ATGACGGTACGACTGCTGACGAACATCGGACGACTGTGGACCGGCGTCGAACTCATCAGCAACGCCGCCATCGTCATGCACGACGGGATCATCGCGTGGGTCGGCCCGGCCGCCGACCTCCCCCAGAGCATCCCCGGAGTCATCGACCACATCGTCGACGCCCAGATCGACAACGCGGGCGGCGCGCTCGTCACCCCCGGCCTCATCGACGCCCACACCCACCCCGTCTACGCCGGGAACCGGTTCGCCGAGATCTCCGCGCGCACCGACGGGGCCTCGCAGAGCGACATCGTCGCCGCGGGCGGCGGCGTCTCCTCCACCGTCACCGTCACCCGGGGCACCGACCCGTGGACCCTCTGCAACGACGTGCGGGACCGGCTCCGCCACTGGCTGCTGTGGGGCACCACCACGGTCGAGGCCAAGACCGGCTACCACCTGACCCGTGACGGCGAACTCGCCGACGTGCGCCTGCTGCGCTCCCTGGAGGAGGAGCCCGGGATGCCGCGGCTGCACGTCACCTTCTTCGCCGCGCACGCGGTGCCCCCCGAGTACTTCGGCCGTCCCCGCGACTACGTGCAGGCCGTCGGCTCGTGGCTGGGCGACGCGGCCCAGGCCGGCGCCGACGGCGTGGACGTCTACTGCGACAACCGCCAGTTCACCACGGAGGACGCGCGCTGGCTGCTGTCGCTGGGCCGCGCCGCCGGGCTGCGGACCCGGCTGCACGCCTGCTCCAAACCCCGGCACGGAGCCGTGCGCATGGCCGCCGAACTGCAGTGCGACTCGGTGGACCTGCTGCACGAGACCGACGAGCAGGACCTGCTGGCCCTGGCCAAGTCCAACATCCCGGTGGTGGCCTGCCCCACCGCCTCGCTGAACGAGCGCCGCACCCCGCCGGTGCGGACCCTCCTCGACCACGGCGTCCCGGTGGCGTTGGGCACCGACCACAACCCCGCGCACTCCGGGACGACCATGATGTCGCTGGTCGTGTGCATGGCCGTCGGCCTGTACGGCATCAGCGTGCACGAGGCGCTGCGCGCGGCCACCGTCGGCGGGGCCCAGGCCCTGGGCGCGGTCGACCGCGGCCTCATCGCCCCGGGAAAGATCGCCGACGTCGTCCAGTGGGACGCCGACCACGAGGGCGCGTTCGCCTGGGCCTACGGCCTGAAGGCGATGCGGGTGTGGCGCGGCGGCGAGGCCATCCGCTGA
- a CDS encoding aminoglycoside phosphotransferase family protein: protein MEGEVLRGGVNRVVRTGTVVRRPTGPWTPAVHALLRHLESVGFTGAPRLHGVDDRGREVLDFVPGTVADYPVPAYVRSDAALVAAGRLLRRYHDATAGFVPPSGAVWQLPPREPREVVCHGDAATYNTVFRDGLPVALIDFDTAHPGPRVWDLAYTAYRFVPLGAPGSNGEHVPVAEQARRLELLADAYGLAEADRNVLVGTVRERLAALVDFMTARAAAGDAAFARHLAEGHDVIYRNDIAYLRAHPELLRG from the coding sequence GTGGAAGGTGAGGTCCTCCGCGGCGGGGTGAACCGGGTGGTGCGCACGGGAACGGTCGTGCGCCGCCCCACGGGACCGTGGACCCCCGCCGTGCACGCGCTGCTGCGGCATCTGGAGTCCGTCGGGTTCACCGGGGCGCCGCGACTCCACGGCGTCGACGACCGGGGACGCGAGGTCCTCGACTTCGTCCCCGGCACGGTGGCGGACTACCCGGTCCCCGCCTACGTGCGCAGCGACGCGGCGCTCGTCGCGGCGGGACGGCTGCTGCGCCGCTACCACGACGCCACGGCCGGTTTCGTCCCGCCCTCCGGCGCGGTCTGGCAGCTGCCGCCGCGCGAACCCCGGGAAGTGGTCTGCCACGGTGACGCGGCCACCTACAACACCGTGTTCCGCGACGGCCTGCCGGTGGCCCTCATCGACTTCGACACCGCGCATCCGGGCCCGCGCGTGTGGGACCTCGCCTACACCGCCTACCGGTTCGTGCCGCTGGGCGCGCCCGGCAGCAACGGCGAACACGTCCCGGTGGCGGAGCAGGCGCGGCGACTGGAACTGCTGGCCGACGCCTACGGGCTGGCGGAGGCGGACCGGAACGTCCTGGTGGGGACCGTGCGGGAGCGCCTGGCGGCCCTGGTGGACTTCATGACCGCGCGGGCGGCCGCGGGCGACGCGGCGTTCGCCCGGCACCTCGCCGAGGGCCACGACGTGATCTACCGCAACGACATCGCGTATCTTCGCGCGCACCCCGAGTTGTTGCGGGGATGA
- the holA gene encoding DNA polymerase III subunit delta, with translation MDSTSVPPLSVVVGDEELLVDRAVAGIVAAVRAADPDVDVHDLMPSQVSAGTLVEVTSPSLFGERRVVVLRAAQDLTKEPAGVVADYLRDPADDVVLVLVHAGGAKGRALLQAALKAGAHRIDCAKPTKASERAAFVRGEFERAGRKITADAAQALLDAVGTDLREIAAACTQLIADTEGRVDAAAVARYHRGKAEASGFTVADRAVEGRLAEALEQLRWSLSVGMAPVLINSALAGAVRGIAVAVQPPRGLSDAELAKQAKVPPWKLRTIRQQARGWTPRGVAHAMRVVAETDALVKGAGRDPAYALERAVIEIVSARGRR, from the coding sequence ATGGACTCCACCTCCGTTCCGCCGCTGTCCGTCGTCGTCGGCGACGAGGAGCTGCTCGTCGACCGCGCCGTCGCCGGGATCGTGGCCGCGGTGCGCGCCGCCGACCCCGACGTGGACGTGCACGACCTGATGCCCTCCCAGGTCAGCGCGGGCACCCTGGTCGAGGTCACCTCGCCGTCGCTGTTCGGGGAGCGCCGTGTGGTGGTGCTGCGTGCGGCACAGGACCTCACCAAAGAGCCCGCCGGGGTGGTCGCCGACTACCTGCGGGACCCCGCCGACGACGTGGTGCTGGTGCTGGTCCACGCGGGCGGCGCCAAGGGCAGGGCGCTGCTGCAGGCCGCGCTGAAGGCGGGGGCGCACCGGATCGACTGCGCCAAGCCGACCAAGGCGTCCGAACGGGCCGCGTTCGTCCGGGGCGAGTTCGAACGCGCCGGACGGAAGATCACCGCGGACGCCGCGCAGGCGCTGCTGGACGCGGTCGGCACCGACCTGCGGGAGATCGCGGCGGCCTGCACCCAGCTCATCGCCGACACCGAGGGCCGGGTGGACGCCGCGGCCGTGGCCCGCTACCACAGGGGAAAGGCGGAGGCGTCCGGGTTCACCGTCGCCGACCGCGCCGTGGAGGGCCGCCTGGCCGAGGCGCTGGAGCAGCTGCGCTGGTCGCTGTCGGTGGGCATGGCCCCGGTGCTGATCAACAGCGCGCTGGCGGGCGCGGTACGCGGGATCGCGGTGGCCGTGCAGCCGCCGCGCGGCCTCTCCGACGCCGAACTCGCCAAGCAGGCCAAGGTGCCGCCGTGGAAGCTGCGCACCATCCGCCAGCAGGCCCGCGGCTGGACCCCGCGCGGCGTGGCGCACGCGATGCGGGTGGTCGCCGAGACCGACGCCCTGGTCAAGGGCGCGGGCCGCGACCCCGCCTACGCCCTGGAGCGCGCCGTCATCGAGATCGTCTCGGCCCGGGGACGGCGGTGA
- a CDS encoding oxygenase MpaB family protein yields MDTLPPPEDSALRRVSREAAVLGGAGYAILLQVAHPAVGQGVHDHSDFASRPLDRLRGTLTFVYGVVFGTPAEAARISAIVRALHTRVTGPGYRALDPQLLLWVAATLYRAAETVYDLAVGDLTDAEKDEAYAHSAVLATALGCPPEYWPPSRADFDRYWARTVASLRVTPAARTVVRELLHPASPLLRPAARVQGFVAAGLLPPGLREELGLAWDARRQRHFDRMCALVRAVYPRLPLRLRTSVRDALLWDIRRRTARNRLYRRPRGWRPVLRGAAAEARQRSA; encoded by the coding sequence ATGGACACCCTCCCTCCTCCCGAGGACTCCGCCCTGCGCCGCGTCTCCCGCGAGGCCGCCGTCCTCGGCGGCGCCGGGTACGCGATCCTGCTGCAGGTCGCCCACCCCGCGGTGGGCCAGGGAGTGCACGACCACAGCGACTTCGCGTCCCGTCCCCTCGACCGGCTGCGCGGCACCCTCACCTTCGTCTACGGCGTGGTGTTCGGCACCCCCGCCGAGGCCGCACGGATCAGCGCGATCGTGCGTGCCCTGCACACCAGGGTCACCGGCCCCGGGTACCGCGCCCTCGACCCGCAGCTGCTGCTGTGGGTGGCCGCCACCCTGTACCGGGCCGCGGAGACCGTGTACGACCTGGCCGTGGGCGACCTCACCGACGCGGAGAAGGACGAGGCGTACGCGCACTCGGCGGTGCTCGCCACGGCGCTGGGCTGCCCGCCCGAGTACTGGCCGCCCTCCCGCGCCGACTTCGACCGCTACTGGGCGCGGACCGTGGCCTCGCTGCGGGTGACCCCGGCGGCCCGCACCGTGGTCCGGGAACTGCTCCACCCCGCCTCCCCGCTGCTGCGCCCCGCCGCGCGCGTCCAGGGGTTCGTCGCCGCCGGACTGCTGCCTCCCGGGCTGCGCGAGGAGTTGGGGCTGGCCTGGGACGCGCGCCGCCAGCGCCACTTCGACCGGATGTGCGCGCTGGTGCGGGCGGTCTACCCGCGGCTGCCGCTGCGGCTGCGCACCTCGGTGCGGGACGCCCTGCTGTGGGACATCCGCCGCCGGACCGCCCGGAACCGGCTGTACCGCCGTCCCCGGGGGTGGCGCCCGGTGCTGCGGGGCGCGGCGGCCGAGGCGCGGCAGCGCTCCGCGTGA
- a CDS encoding ComEC/Rec2 family competence protein yields MDLRLAVPAAGLWLTVLALLDASPRTAFLTAAVTGTAAAAVLPLLRRPRGGAAAALLAATLVCAAGGALAVAGRSAAVAAGPVAALAAAEQHTELSAVVSLDPRPRANPAVPGRAEFVVDARTEWVALGDDGTRVRTRVPVVLLVHGEEWRHLVPSQPVRAAGRLVPADGGLEAALLLVRGPPREVGPPSTAHAWAEEVRERLRRACAVLPRPERGLLPALVVGDTSGLDAETAEAFRATGLTHLLTVSGANLAVMTGVVLAVARWCRLPPWASAAAGAATIAGFVLLARPEPSVLRAAFMGALALVSLAVGRPRIGVATLAAAVIGLLLFAPALAASFGFALSVLATGGIMVLAPRWRDAWAQRLPTWLAEAVAVALAAQVACAPLLVLLSAEVTWVSVPANVLAGPFVPVATVGGFAVAALASVALPVARAAVWVPGTAVHWICVIADAGARVPHGALPWRSDVAGALLLAALLAAPLVLRGRARRAVAAVTAAAVVAATAVTCLAAPWPPSGWAVVACDVGQGDALVLAAGRADAVVVDAGLRPEDVDRCLDGLRVRRVVLLVLTHHDLDHAGGTGGVLRGRTVREAAVPPGFDAPVAAAALARAGVRPRTVHTGQDLAAGPWLLSVLWPPSDFAGDDPNEGSVVLLARPSSPRGPGGTLSVLLTGDIEESAQRALLADPAIRGVDVLKTPHHGAATQEGAFLDATGARVTLTSVGADNPYGHPAPATWARLTALTPASYRTDRHGDVAVVPGPDGPVVHWRGPRAR; encoded by the coding sequence TTGGACCTGCGCCTGGCCGTCCCCGCGGCGGGGCTATGGCTGACCGTGCTGGCGCTGCTGGACGCCTCCCCGCGCACCGCGTTCCTGACCGCGGCGGTGACCGGCACGGCCGCTGCGGCGGTGCTGCCGCTGCTGCGCCGCCCGCGCGGCGGGGCCGCGGCCGCGCTGCTCGCCGCGACCCTGGTCTGCGCTGCGGGCGGCGCCCTGGCGGTGGCGGGCCGCAGCGCGGCGGTGGCGGCCGGTCCCGTGGCCGCACTGGCCGCGGCCGAGCAGCACACGGAACTGTCCGCGGTGGTCTCCCTGGACCCGCGGCCCCGCGCGAACCCGGCGGTGCCGGGCCGCGCCGAGTTCGTCGTGGACGCCCGCACCGAGTGGGTGGCGCTCGGGGACGACGGGACGCGGGTGCGCACCCGCGTCCCGGTGGTGCTCCTGGTGCACGGGGAGGAGTGGCGGCACCTGGTGCCGAGCCAGCCGGTGCGGGCGGCGGGCCGACTCGTCCCCGCCGACGGCGGCCTGGAGGCCGCGCTGCTGCTGGTGCGCGGACCGCCCCGCGAGGTCGGCCCGCCGTCCACGGCGCACGCCTGGGCCGAGGAGGTGCGCGAACGGCTGCGCCGGGCGTGCGCGGTGCTGCCCCGGCCGGAACGCGGCCTGCTGCCCGCACTGGTGGTCGGCGACACCTCCGGACTCGACGCCGAGACCGCGGAGGCCTTCCGCGCCACCGGGCTGACCCACCTGCTGACCGTCTCGGGGGCGAACCTCGCGGTGATGACCGGCGTCGTGCTGGCCGTCGCCCGCTGGTGCCGCCTGCCCCCGTGGGCCTCGGCGGCCGCGGGGGCGGCCACCATCGCCGGGTTCGTGCTGCTGGCCCGGCCCGAACCGAGCGTGCTGCGCGCGGCGTTCATGGGAGCACTCGCCCTGGTGTCGCTGGCGGTGGGACGGCCCCGCATCGGTGTGGCGACCCTCGCCGCCGCGGTGATCGGACTGCTGCTGTTCGCCCCGGCCCTGGCCGCCTCCTTCGGGTTCGCGCTGTCGGTGCTGGCCACCGGGGGCATCATGGTGCTCGCGCCGCGCTGGCGGGACGCCTGGGCGCAGCGGCTGCCGACGTGGCTGGCCGAGGCGGTCGCGGTGGCCCTCGCCGCCCAGGTGGCGTGCGCGCCGCTGCTGGTGCTGCTCTCCGCCGAGGTCACCTGGGTGTCGGTGCCGGCGAACGTGCTGGCCGGACCGTTCGTGCCGGTCGCGACCGTGGGCGGCTTCGCGGTCGCGGCCCTGGCCTCCGTGGCGCTGCCGGTGGCGCGCGCGGCGGTGTGGGTTCCGGGGACGGCCGTGCACTGGATCTGCGTGATCGCCGACGCGGGCGCGCGGGTCCCGCACGGGGCGCTGCCGTGGCGGTCCGACGTGGCCGGGGCGCTGCTGCTGGCCGCGCTGCTCGCGGCGCCGCTGGTGCTGCGGGGCCGGGCGCGGCGGGCCGTAGCCGCGGTGACGGCCGCGGCCGTAGTGGCGGCGACCGCGGTCACCTGCCTGGCCGCGCCCTGGCCGCCGTCCGGCTGGGCGGTGGTGGCCTGCGACGTCGGACAGGGCGACGCGCTGGTGCTGGCGGCCGGCCGCGCCGACGCCGTCGTGGTGGACGCGGGCCTGCGCCCCGAGGACGTCGACCGCTGCCTGGACGGGCTGCGGGTGCGCCGGGTGGTCCTGCTGGTGCTCACCCACCACGACCTCGACCACGCGGGCGGCACCGGCGGGGTGCTGCGCGGCCGCACGGTGCGGGAGGCGGCGGTCCCGCCCGGCTTCGACGCCCCGGTCGCCGCCGCGGCACTGGCCCGTGCCGGGGTCCGGCCGCGCACGGTGCACACCGGCCAGGACCTCGCCGCGGGCCCGTGGCTGCTGTCCGTGCTGTGGCCGCCGTCCGACTTCGCCGGCGACGACCCCAACGAGGGCAGCGTGGTGCTGCTGGCCCGCCCGTCCTCGCCCCGGGGCCCCGGCGGGACGCTGTCGGTGCTGCTCACCGGGGACATCGAGGAGTCGGCGCAGCGCGCGCTGCTGGCCGACCCCGCGATCCGCGGCGTCGACGTGCTGAAGACCCCGCACCACGGCGCCGCCACCCAGGAGGGCGCGTTCCTGGACGCCACCGGGGCCCGGGTGACGCTCACCTCGGTGGGCGCCGACAACCCCTACGGCCATCCCGCCCCGGCCACGTGGGCGCGGTTGACCGCCCTGACCCCGGCCTCCTACCGCACCGACCGGCACGGCGACGTGGCGGTGGTCCCCGGTCCCGACGGCCCGGTCGTGCACTGGCGCGGCCCGCGGGCGCGGTGA
- a CDS encoding ComEA family DNA-binding protein, translated as MARHTPPGPVGSPEQRLRALSRGAVPAPVPGPAVEDPADASDLAAPPPPPYALVDGPVRAPVPAPAADLPVPAPRPPAGAPADRGSPDRGGPHSPPPPPAAPVSAEQAAAAGSGVRPEGAALSRPPDGDHGDDAPASDDAPPSDAPPGYVRLLPSDGASGRRLPALFGSLLERCLPTGADQPPLGRSGVLALALVCLLAAGLTGWFVLDARPASAPAPPQAASPSGASPSAPPGSPGTVVVHVGGEVESPGVVTLPAGSRVADAIDAAGGLRSDADPGLLNLARPLVDGEQVLVGVTPSPVPGGPAVPGRPAGDGRIDLNTATAEQLQTLPGIGPVLARRIVEHRDSIGGFTSVEQLRDVTGIGDRRFDDLRDLVHVGGLS; from the coding sequence ATGGCACGACACACCCCTCCCGGTCCCGTCGGCTCCCCGGAACAGCGGCTGCGGGCGCTGTCCCGGGGAGCCGTCCCCGCGCCCGTCCCCGGCCCCGCGGTCGAGGACCCCGCCGACGCGTCCGACCTCGCCGCGCCGCCCCCGCCGCCCTACGCCCTGGTCGACGGCCCCGTCCGCGCCCCCGTCCCCGCTCCCGCCGCGGACCTCCCGGTCCCCGCGCCCCGCCCGCCCGCCGGGGCGCCGGCCGACCGCGGCTCCCCGGACCGCGGCGGCCCCCACTCCCCTCCCCCGCCGCCCGCCGCCCCCGTCTCCGCGGAGCAGGCCGCAGCGGCGGGAAGCGGCGTCCGGCCGGAGGGGGCTGCCCTGTCCCGACCCCCGGACGGCGACCACGGGGACGACGCCCCCGCCTCCGACGACGCGCCCCCGTCCGACGCCCCGCCCGGGTACGTGCGGCTCCTGCCCTCCGACGGCGCCTCCGGGCGGCGGCTGCCCGCCCTGTTCGGAAGCCTCCTGGAGCGGTGCCTGCCCACCGGAGCGGACCAGCCCCCGCTGGGACGCTCCGGGGTCCTCGCGCTGGCCCTGGTGTGCCTGCTGGCCGCGGGCCTCACCGGATGGTTCGTGCTGGACGCCCGGCCCGCCTCTGCTCCCGCCCCGCCGCAGGCGGCCTCCCCGTCCGGCGCCTCCCCGTCCGCCCCGCCCGGCTCCCCGGGCACGGTCGTGGTGCACGTCGGCGGCGAGGTCGAGTCGCCCGGGGTGGTCACCCTGCCCGCCGGGTCCCGGGTGGCCGACGCCATCGACGCCGCGGGCGGGCTGCGCTCCGACGCCGACCCCGGCCTGCTCAACCTGGCCCGCCCCCTCGTCGACGGCGAACAGGTGCTGGTGGGCGTCACCCCCTCCCCCGTGCCCGGCGGTCCGGCGGTGCCGGGCCGGCCCGCCGGGGACGGGCGGATCGACCTCAACACCGCCACCGCCGAGCAGTTGCAGACCCTTCCCGGCATCGGCCCGGTGCTGGCCCGGCGGATCGTTGAGCACCGCGACTCCATCGGCGGCTTCACCTCCGTGGAGCAGCTGCGCGACGTCACCGGTATCGGCGACCGCCGCTTCGACGACCTGCGCGACCTGGTCCACGTGGGCGGCCTGTCGTGA
- the rpsT gene encoding 30S ribosomal protein S20: MANIKSQKKRNRQNEKARLRNKAVKSSLKTAIRKFREAAEAGNVEQAVVLQRAAARQLDKAVSKGVIHKNQAANRKSAIAKRLNQLQNA; encoded by the coding sequence ATGGCGAACATCAAGTCGCAGAAGAAGCGCAACCGGCAGAACGAGAAGGCCCGTCTGCGCAACAAGGCGGTCAAGTCGTCGCTGAAGACCGCCATCCGCAAGTTCCGTGAAGCTGCCGAGGCCGGGAACGTCGAGCAGGCCGTCGTCCTGCAGCGCGCCGCCGCGCGCCAGCTGGACAAGGCCGTCAGCAAGGGCGTCATCCACAAGAACCAGGCCGCGAACCGCAAGAGCGCGATCGCGAAGCGGCTCAACCAGCTGCAGAACGCCTAG